Within the Polaribacter pectinis genome, the region AAGCAAAGATAAATATGCGAATTGCAAAAGCTTCTGTAGAATTAGCAACTGCACCTCAATTCGATAAAATTATTAAAAATTACGATTTAGATGTTGCTCTAAAAGAAGCAGAAGATTTAGTGAGTGATTTTTTGGAATTAAAAGAAAATAAAGAGTAGAGAAACAAGAAAATAGAGTCAAGAATAGAGATGAGTAAGAAGTCTCTTTTCTTTATTCATTTTTCTAATATCTTTTAAAAAATGAGTAAAATCGGTTTATATTTTGGCACTTTCAATCCAATTCATGTGGGGCATTTAATTATTGCCAATTACATGGTAGAAAATTCAGATTTAGATGAAATTTGGATGGTTGTTACGCCCCATAATCCGTTTAAAAAGAAAAGTTCTTTACTAGAAAATCATCATAGATTTGAGCTAGTTTACAGAGCAACAGAAAATTATCCGAAGATAAAACCTTCTGATATAGAGTTTAAATTACCACAACCAAACTATACTGTTTTTACATTAGCACATATATCTGACACCTATAAAGACAAAGAATTTTGCTTAATTATGGGTGAAGACAACTTAAAAAGTTTTCATAAATGGAAAAATTTTGAGACTATTTTAGAACATCATCATATTTATGTTTATCCAAGAATTTCTGATGGAAAAGTAGCAACTCAATTCGATAATCATCCAAAAATTCATAAAGTTAATGCGCCAATTGTGCAAATTTCATCTACAATGATTCGAAACGGAATAAAGGCTGAAAAAAATATAGTACCAATGTTAACCAAAGAAGTTTGGCAATATATTGATGAAATGAATTTCTACAAAAAATAGATTTACTATTTTTACGTTGTATATTTATAACAATTCAAAATTTAATTTGTGGCTAAAAAAAAGGGTAAGTTTAAACAAAAACTAACAGACAAATATAGACTGGTTGTTTTAAATGAAGACACGTTTGAAGAGCGTTTTTCTTTAAAATTATCTCGTTTAAATGTATTTGTTTTAGGTGGTTTTTTCTCAATCTTACTAATAGCATCCACTATTTTATTAATTGCCTTTACACCAATAAAAGAATACATACCAGGCTATTCTTCGTCCAAATTAAAAGCAGATGCTTTAAAAGCTACACTAAAAGCAGATTCTTTAAAAACAAAATTAGCTGTTTTAGAAAACTACACATTAGCTTTAAAACCTGTATTAACAGGAGAAATAGAAGCTGAAAGTATAGATTCTTTACAAGTAGAAGCAAGACAGCGAGAAATAGATGAAAGCTTACTAAATGCTTCTAGAGAAGATTCTTTATTTAGAGAAAAAATTGAAAGTGAAAACAGATTTGCAATTCAACAAAATGGAAGTAGTAATGTAAAAATTGTCTTTTTTGCACCACTCACTGGAACTATTTCGCAAAATTTTGATGTAAATTCTAAACACTTTGCAGTAGATATTGTTGCTAAAACAGGCACGCCAATTAAAGCTGTTGCAGATGGAACCGTTATTTTTTCTGCATGGAACACAGAAACTGGTTATGTTTTAATTTTAAAACACGCAAACGATTATATTTCGGTTTACAAACACAATGGAAACCTACTAAAACAACAAGGCGATTTTGTAAAATCTGGCGAGGTTATTGCCACTGTTGGTTCAACTGGAGAATTAACTACTGGACCACATTTACATTTCGAGCTTTGGAGCGGTGGTTATGCTGTAAATCCTACTAATTTTATCGATTTTAAATAATGAGCATTAAATCCTTTTTTGCAATTCCGTTTGCTAAAATTGCTACTAAAAAAGTCCAAAAATGGGCTAAAAAACCATTTGAAACACAAGAAAAAGTATTCAAAAATTTAATTTCTGAAGGAAGAAAAACAGCTTTTGGAAAAGATCATAATTTTGATAAAATAGCAACTTACGAAGATTTTAAAAAACAAGTAAAAGTTACAGATTACGAAGGTTTAAGACCTTATGTAGATAGAATGGTTGCTGGTGAATCTGATGTTCTCTGGAAAGGAAAACCATTGTATTATGCCAAAACATCTGGTACAACTTCTGGTGCAAAATACATTCCTATTACCAAAGAATCTATGCCAACACATATAAAAGCGGCTAGAAATGCTTTGTTATTTTATATTGTTGAAAAAAACGATGCTAGTTTCGTAGATGGAAAAATGATTTTCTTACAAGGAAGCCCAGTTTTGGAAAATAAAAATGGTGTTAAATTAGGAAGATTAAGTGGAATTGTGGCACATTATGTTCCTCAATATTTACTAAAAAATCGTTTACCAAGCTGGGAAACCAATTGTATTGAAGATTGGGATACTAAAGTAAATGCAGTTGTTGAAGAAACCGTAAATGAAGACATGACTGTTATTAGCGGAATTCCTTCTTGGGTGCAAATGTATTTCGAAAAACTGATTGAAAAAACAGGAAAAAAGGTTTCTGAGTTATTCCCAAATTTTAATTTCTTTATTTATGGAGGCGTAAATTTTGAACCTTATAAGAACAAATTCGAAAGTTTAATTGGTAAAAAAATCGATTATATAGAATTATATCCTGCTTCCGAAGGTTTTATTGCATACCAAGATACTCAAACCGAAAAAGGAATGTTGTTGCAATTAGATTCAGGAATTTTTTATGAATTTATTCCTGCGACTGAATTTTTTGATGAAAATCCGACCAGAATTTCTATAAAAGATGTAAAAATTGGTGTGAATTATGTGATTATTCTAAATACAACTGCAGGTCTTTGGGGTTATAATATTGGCGATACTGTAGAATTTACTTCAACAAAACCTTATAGAATTAAAGTAACAGGAAGAATAAAACACTTTATTTCCGCCTTTGGCGAACATGTAATTGGAAAAGAGGTAGAAAAAGCATTAAACGATTCCATAAAAGGAACCAATATAAATATTAGTGAGTTTACTGTGGCACCACAAGTAAACCCTGCAAGTGGTTTGCCTTATCACGAATGGTTTATTGAGTTTGAAAATGAACCAGAAAATTTAGAGGAGTTTGCAGAAAAAGTAGATACTTCTATGCAAGAGCAAAATATTTATTATTTCGATTTAATTGAGGGAAAAATATTACGTAAACTTGTCATCAGAAAAGTTAAAAAAGGTGGTTTTCATGAATATATGAAATCTATTGGTAAATTTGGTGGACAGAATAAAATTCCGCAATTGTCTGATAACAGAAAGATTGCAGATGTTTTACAAGATTTTTTAGTGGAAGAATAATTATTTAAAAAAATGGGAGATTATTTATTTTTAGTATTAGCAATAGCCTTAGTTATTGTGTATTTTTACAACAAATATAGAAACAAGCGTCGTTAATGAGTACAATTAGAATAACAAAGCAATTCAATTTTGAAACCGGTCATGCTTTATATGGTTATGATGGAAAATGTAAAAATGTTCACGGACATTCTTATAAACTTTCTGTAACAGTTTCTGGAAAACCAATTAAAGACAACACCAATGTAAAGTTTGGAATGGTGATTGATTTTGGCGACTTAAAAAAGATTGTAAATGAAGAAATTGTAGATGTTTTTGACCATGCCACAGTTTTTAATAAAAATACACCTCACGTAGAATTAGCCAAAGAATTAATGGACAGAGGACATGATGTTTTGTTGGTAGATTACCAACCAACAAGTGAAATGATGGTAATTGATTTTGCTGAAAAAATTAAGAAAAGATTGCCAGAAAAAATCAAATTACATTCCATTAAATTACAAGAAACCGATACTAGTTTTGCAGAGTGGTATGCTAGTGAAAACTAGAAATATTATTTTCCGTTAAAAGTATTCATGGTATTTGCCAAACCAGCAGTACCAAAAGTTGTAACTACTTTTGCTGAAGTTGGTAAACGCTCTATTAATTGGCTGGTTTCTTCTTTAGTCCATTCTCCTAAAACAAAGTTTACTTGCCTACCTTTACTGTAATTACCCCCAACTCCAAAGCGAAAACGAGCATATTGTTGGGTATTTAATTTCTCTTGAATATCTTTAAGTCCATTATGGCCTCCTGCAGAACCTTTTGCTTTTACGCGAATTGTACCAAAATCGATATTTACATCATCTGTAATTATTAAAACATTTTCTGTCGAAATTTTTTCTTGTTGCATCCAATATTTTACAGCTTTTCCACTTAAATTCATAAATGTACTTGGCTTTAATAAAACAAAGGTTCTTCCTTTAAAACGGAAATTAGCAACATCTCCTAACTTTTCTGTTTCGAAAGTTGCATTGTGTTCATCAGCAACTTCATCTACAATTTTAAAACCAATATTATGGCGCGTATTTGTGTACTTTTCACCAATGTTTCCTAAACCTACAATTAAAAATTTCTTCATTAATTCTTCTTTAGTTTCGTGCTTTAAACCGAAAATGTTTTTAAAAAATGATATCACATTCATTCTTCAAAAATAAGAAGAAATAAATAATGATTGATATAGTTATGACTCCTAATAAAATCTAGGACAAGAAAAAAGCGCTACAAAAATGTAGCGCTTTTAAAAATTTATTTGTTTGAACTAAACTATTCAGCTGCTGCTTCTGGTGTAGCTTCTTCTGTAGTTTCGTCTTCATCTTCGTCATCAACATTAGTTGCATTACGAGAAGTTCTAACTTGAACAACAACAGTGTTGTCTGGGTGCATAAAGCTATAATCGTCATTAAATAATGATGTTATAGTTAATTTATTTCCAATTTTTAATTTAGAAATATCAGCAGTTACATAATCTGGTAAATTTGCTGGTAATGCTTTAATTTTTAATTTACGGTTTGTAAAACGTAAAGAACCACCATTTAAAACTCCTGGAGAAGTTCCAGTTAATTTTACAGGAATGTTCATTGTAACTTCTTTATCATCAAATAACTGATAAAAATCTACGTGTAAGATTTTATCTGATACTGGGTGAAATTGAATGTCTTGCAAAATTGCAGATATTTTTTGTCCATCAACATCAAGACTTGCAGTATAAACGTTTGGAGTGTATACCAACTTTTTAAATGCTTTTTCTTCTGCTGAAAAATGCACTGGCTTATCTCCTCCGTATATAACGCAAGGAACCATACCAGCATTACGTAAGGCTTTAGTAGCTACTTTACCTACGCTTTCTCTTTTTGATCCTTTAATTGTAATTGATTTCATTACTTTTTTTTATTAATTTATTTACATTAAAAATTGTCCACTAATTGAAGTATTGTCTTGCACTTTGTGCATAACATCCGCAAATAATGGCGCGCAAGATACCACTTTTATTTTAGATGTAGTCTTTTTTAATGGAATTGTATCAGAAACTATTAACTCCGTTAAACCAGAGTTTTCTATTTTTTCATAAGCTCCACCAGAAAGTATTGGATGTGTACAAATTGCACGTACACTTAAAGCTCCTCTTTCCATCATTAAATCTGCAGCGTGTGCTAATGTTCCTCCAGTATCTATCATATCATCTACCAGAATTACATTTTTTCCTTCTACATCACCTATCAATTCCATATGACCAATTACATTGGCTTTTTTTCTTTGTTTATAACAAATTACAACATCCGAATGCAGATGTTTAGAATATGCATAAGCTCGTTTTGAACCTCCCATATCTGGAGACGCAATTGTAAGATTATCTAACTTTAAACTTTTTATATAAGGCATAAAAATAGTAGAAGCATATAAATGATCTACTGGTTTTTCAAAGAAACCTTGAATTTGATCTGCGTGCAAATCCATTGTCATAATTCTTGTTGCTCCTGCTGTTTGCAATAAGTTGGCTACTAGTTTTGCCCCTATAGCAACTCTTGGCTTATCTTTTCTATCTTGTCTTGCCCAACCAAAATAAGGCATAACTGCTGTAATATGTCTTGCTGATGCTCTTTTAGCGGCGTCTAACATTAGTAACATTTCCATTAAGTTGTCTGCTGTAGGAAAGGTTGATCCTATTAAAAAGACTCTTCTTCCTCTGACTGATTCTTCGAAAGCTGGCTGAAATTCACCATCGCTAAAATGAGTTGTTATTACTTTTCCTAATGTAGTGTTGTATTCTTTAGCTATTTTTTCTGCTAAAACAGTACTTTGCGAGCAAGCAAAAAGTTTTGGTGCTAATTGATTTGTAGGCATTTAGTTGTTTTTTTGTTGTGTTGTTGTAAGTACACAAAAGTAGATATTATTTATTGAGTTTGAAATTAAATTTTTGACTTTAAAAACTAAAAATATTTAGTAGCTTTGCATTCTTATTAATTGTACTGCTCAAGTGGCGGAATTGGTAGACGCGCTGGATTCAAAATCCAGTTCTTTCGGGAGTGTGGGTTCGATTCCCACCTTGAGTACACTAACAAAAACCGAAGTTTTACACTTCGGTTTTTTAATTAGGTCAAACATAGGTCAAACATAGGTCAAACAAACTAATGCTTTAAACTTATTTTTTAACGAATGAGTAGCTAGTTTATACCATATATTTCTTTTCTTCTCCTGAAAGCTCTTTCTCCCCCCTCTAAAATAGCGCAACTAATTTTTCTTGATTTCTGATTATCAACTGAACCTCTATCAAAAACTACCGATCTAGTACTAGTGCTTTTTAATGGAATTATTAATTCTGCGTCTCCCAATACAGCAATATTAGGATTATGAGTTACAATGATTACTTGTCGTTGCTCCTTAATTTTTCTCAAGTTAGAAACAATGGTTTTATATACAAATTCACTATCTAAATTATCTTCAGGTTGATCTATTAATAAAGGATTTTTACTTCTTGAGTGAAGTAAAATTGCCAATAATATAGATTGCTGTTGTCCCAGAGAAAGATTCGCTAATGGCTTTGTAATGTGTTTAATCTTTCCTGTAACCTCATCTTTATAATTCTTAGTTACTAATATTGATGGCAAGTCTTCAAATTCCAATGACTCTAAATCTTCTCGCTGGTCTACATCATCATATTTTGAAATAATACGATTAATCTCAGAATCACTAAATACTTGTACTCCTTCATCAATAATCAGTTTTAGGTAATCTAAATCTTTCCTAAATAAATTCTTAGAGAAGTCTATAGGATTTGTGTTCCTTGAAATATGATGAGCTTTTTTTACTCCACTAGTACGGTAATCAAGTACTCCTTTTAAATGGTTTTCGAATTGTTGAGAGTATGTTCCCTGAGAATATTTAATTGTAATATAAAAACCTTCAATAGTATTTTTAAGATTTTTATTTAACTCTTTAGCCAATGCACTTCTTAAATAAAAAATTCTATCTTTAGTTCCCTTGCGGTGTTTTAATAATTCCTTACGTTCTTTGAGCTTTTCATCGAGTATTTTTTTATCATTCAGAAGTTTTTTTAATCGCTTTTGATAGAATACCAGATCTTTAGATATTTGATTTATCTGACCAATATCAAAAGGAATTCCTTGCTTTTTTAGATCCTGTTTTTTCTTATCCATTTCCTTTTGAATATCAGCTTCTTTAGACTTCCAACTTGTAAGTTGACTCCTAAGTCTTGAAATCTTTGATGTAAGTTCAGTATCTAATTTATCTGAAGTCTTATTAACTACTTCAGAAAACTCAGCAACAATTTTTTTAACCTCTTCAAAATTATCCTTTCCAATTATTATATTTTTTCCATCCAAATCATTTACCATTTCAAAGACAGATTTATCACTAAAAATGTTCTTATATTTTTCAATTAAATCCTTAAGTTCTTCAATTAAATCACTTCTTAATGCACGCTCTTGTAAAAGTGCTGAGTGGTGCCTGACTAGATCTCCAACTTTTTCTTTTTCAAGTCGTTTAATTTTACCTTCTCTATCTTTCTTTAATTTTAAAGTTTCTGGTATATTTTTTACTTCAAGACGTAACTTATCTATATCACTTTTATTTTCGATAAGTTTATTTCTTAAATCCTCATCCTCTGTTCTTAAAGATTCAATATCAATAAAAGAATCAAGAAATTCTAACAGGACATTTGGATTATTATCGCTATGTTGTAACGTTTCGGCTGTTTCTCCCTGTCCATAAATCTCGATAGGAACTTTAGTCATTGCATCTTCATTGCCATCAGTCATATTAATAACTTCTCCATTTTTCTCCCTAGTAAGCAATGTTTTTTTACCAGTTTCATCTTCAAAAACAAGACTAATTTTGTCTGACCAAACATCACTATCAACAACTCTAGCATTTCTACTATTACCTGAAGTTTCACAAATTGATTCTAACATTGTAGATTTTCCTGTTCCACGACCTCCAATTATGCAAGTTAGATTATTACTAAAATGAACAATTTGCTCTTTTAGTAAACCTCCATCAAATTGTATTCCTACAAAATGAGGTGTTTTTTCTGGGATAAAATCCTCAAGACGAATTCGTGCAATTGGAGTCATTAAGGCTACTTTGAAAGCATGAAAGGATAAATCGTCCATTTTAATTCTTGTAAGTCTGCCATCACCACAAGCGTTAACACCAAGCTTACCTAATTTATGAGAATCAGAAGACATTAGTTTTGCAAGGTCATAGTCACCTTGTAAATCTAATTCCTTTCTACGAATATTTATAAGGTTCTTACGGTTAGATTCTGTATCATTATCTGTATAGAAATCAACACTATCTTTAGATGTTATTTCTAAACCTAAAAGGTTTGGGTGTTTAAATATATTTTCCATTTGTGGTCCAAATCGACCTATTGTTCTTTCAAAACCAGAACTTAATTCAATATGGGCAAGTACTCCAATACCATTATGTTCTCGCGCTAAATCCAAACAATTTATTATCCCCTCATTACATGTTTCCTTATTAGGAGCTATATGCAGTTTCCCCTTAAAACTACTCAAATTATCATATGTATCAAAATAAACTAATAAATGACCTTGTGTAGTACTTATTTCAATACCTGGTATTACTAAAATATTTTTGTCTTTAGCGTAATCTATTGCTATTTTTGAATTTCCAATTTCATTATGGTCAGTAATACTAATAACCTTCAAACCCTTCTCTAAAGCTGTGTCTACTATATTCTGTGGTGTCATTGTTACATCGGATACATCGAAAGAACCATTATCAAAACTAAATGAGTGTATATGAAGGTCGGCTCTGACAAATTGGCTTCCATTTTCTACATTACTAAAATCAATCATAATTTTAAAATACTACAGTGAATAACTCTTATACTTAGTAAAGTATAACCTAAAATTCCAAAAGTAATAATTAATCAGGATAAAAATCACTTAATAAAAAATGTTCACATCTATTTTTACTTGTTAAATCTCTTTGTGGATATTTTTCAACCTGTCCAAAGTCGTCTGCGAACTTTTTGAACAGATAACTAGCGATAACTCAAGTCGAAAATTCTTTTGAGACATCGCTAGGCAAGATTGCTTTTGAACAGTTCAGCGGAACTTTTTCAAAAGCAGTCTTGCCAAAGGACACCTTTGGAATCCAATTTACCCAAAAAAAGAAGACAGGAGAATTACTTCGTCCTGTCTTGTATTTTTGAAATGTGTTATTAAATTATCGTTCTAACTCTTGGTCTTTATTCTTATTAAATTTTAGTTTCTGTAA harbors:
- the nadD gene encoding nicotinate (nicotinamide) nucleotide adenylyltransferase — its product is MSKIGLYFGTFNPIHVGHLIIANYMVENSDLDEIWMVVTPHNPFKKKSSLLENHHRFELVYRATENYPKIKPSDIEFKLPQPNYTVFTLAHISDTYKDKEFCLIMGEDNLKSFHKWKNFETILEHHHIYVYPRISDGKVATQFDNHPKIHKVNAPIVQISSTMIRNGIKAEKNIVPMLTKEVWQYIDEMNFYKK
- a CDS encoding M23 family metallopeptidase — translated: MAKKKGKFKQKLTDKYRLVVLNEDTFEERFSLKLSRLNVFVLGGFFSILLIASTILLIAFTPIKEYIPGYSSSKLKADALKATLKADSLKTKLAVLENYTLALKPVLTGEIEAESIDSLQVEARQREIDESLLNASREDSLFREKIESENRFAIQQNGSSNVKIVFFAPLTGTISQNFDVNSKHFAVDIVAKTGTPIKAVADGTVIFSAWNTETGYVLILKHANDYISVYKHNGNLLKQQGDFVKSGEVIATVGSTGELTTGPHLHFELWSGGYAVNPTNFIDFK
- a CDS encoding GH3 auxin-responsive promoter family protein, with product MSIKSFFAIPFAKIATKKVQKWAKKPFETQEKVFKNLISEGRKTAFGKDHNFDKIATYEDFKKQVKVTDYEGLRPYVDRMVAGESDVLWKGKPLYYAKTSGTTSGAKYIPITKESMPTHIKAARNALLFYIVEKNDASFVDGKMIFLQGSPVLENKNGVKLGRLSGIVAHYVPQYLLKNRLPSWETNCIEDWDTKVNAVVEETVNEDMTVISGIPSWVQMYFEKLIEKTGKKVSELFPNFNFFIYGGVNFEPYKNKFESLIGKKIDYIELYPASEGFIAYQDTQTEKGMLLQLDSGIFYEFIPATEFFDENPTRISIKDVKIGVNYVIILNTTAGLWGYNIGDTVEFTSTKPYRIKVTGRIKHFISAFGEHVIGKEVEKALNDSIKGTNINISEFTVAPQVNPASGLPYHEWFIEFENEPENLEEFAEKVDTSMQEQNIYYFDLIEGKILRKLVIRKVKKGGFHEYMKSIGKFGGQNKIPQLSDNRKIADVLQDFLVEE
- a CDS encoding 6-pyruvoyl trahydropterin synthase family protein → MSTIRITKQFNFETGHALYGYDGKCKNVHGHSYKLSVTVSGKPIKDNTNVKFGMVIDFGDLKKIVNEEIVDVFDHATVFNKNTPHVELAKELMDRGHDVLLVDYQPTSEMMVIDFAEKIKKRLPEKIKLHSIKLQETDTSFAEWYASEN
- the pth gene encoding aminoacyl-tRNA hydrolase, coding for MKKFLIVGLGNIGEKYTNTRHNIGFKIVDEVADEHNATFETEKLGDVANFRFKGRTFVLLKPSTFMNLSGKAVKYWMQQEKISTENVLIITDDVNIDFGTIRVKAKGSAGGHNGLKDIQEKLNTQQYARFRFGVGGNYSKGRQVNFVLGEWTKEETSQLIERLPTSAKVVTTFGTAGLANTMNTFNGK
- a CDS encoding 50S ribosomal protein L25/general stress protein Ctc, which codes for MKSITIKGSKRESVGKVATKALRNAGMVPCVIYGGDKPVHFSAEEKAFKKLVYTPNVYTASLDVDGQKISAILQDIQFHPVSDKILHVDFYQLFDDKEVTMNIPVKLTGTSPGVLNGGSLRFTNRKLKIKALPANLPDYVTADISKLKIGNKLTITSLFNDDYSFMHPDNTVVVQVRTSRNATNVDDEDEDETTEEATPEAAAE
- a CDS encoding ribose-phosphate pyrophosphokinase translates to MPTNQLAPKLFACSQSTVLAEKIAKEYNTTLGKVITTHFSDGEFQPAFEESVRGRRVFLIGSTFPTADNLMEMLLMLDAAKRASARHITAVMPYFGWARQDRKDKPRVAIGAKLVANLLQTAGATRIMTMDLHADQIQGFFEKPVDHLYASTIFMPYIKSLKLDNLTIASPDMGGSKRAYAYSKHLHSDVVICYKQRKKANVIGHMELIGDVEGKNVILVDDMIDTGGTLAHAADLMMERGALSVRAICTHPILSGGAYEKIENSGLTELIVSDTIPLKKTTSKIKVVSCAPLFADVMHKVQDNTSISGQFLM
- a CDS encoding TrlF family AAA-like ATPase, which produces MIDFSNVENGSQFVRADLHIHSFSFDNGSFDVSDVTMTPQNIVDTALEKGLKVISITDHNEIGNSKIAIDYAKDKNILVIPGIEISTTQGHLLVYFDTYDNLSSFKGKLHIAPNKETCNEGIINCLDLAREHNGIGVLAHIELSSGFERTIGRFGPQMENIFKHPNLLGLEITSKDSVDFYTDNDTESNRKNLINIRRKELDLQGDYDLAKLMSSDSHKLGKLGVNACGDGRLTRIKMDDLSFHAFKVALMTPIARIRLEDFIPEKTPHFVGIQFDGGLLKEQIVHFSNNLTCIIGGRGTGKSTMLESICETSGNSRNARVVDSDVWSDKISLVFEDETGKKTLLTREKNGEVINMTDGNEDAMTKVPIEIYGQGETAETLQHSDNNPNVLLEFLDSFIDIESLRTEDEDLRNKLIENKSDIDKLRLEVKNIPETLKLKKDREGKIKRLEKEKVGDLVRHHSALLQERALRSDLIEELKDLIEKYKNIFSDKSVFEMVNDLDGKNIIIGKDNFEEVKKIVAEFSEVVNKTSDKLDTELTSKISRLRSQLTSWKSKEADIQKEMDKKKQDLKKQGIPFDIGQINQISKDLVFYQKRLKKLLNDKKILDEKLKERKELLKHRKGTKDRIFYLRSALAKELNKNLKNTIEGFYITIKYSQGTYSQQFENHLKGVLDYRTSGVKKAHHISRNTNPIDFSKNLFRKDLDYLKLIIDEGVQVFSDSEINRIISKYDDVDQREDLESLEFEDLPSILVTKNYKDEVTGKIKHITKPLANLSLGQQQSILLAILLHSRSKNPLLIDQPEDNLDSEFVYKTIVSNLRKIKEQRQVIIVTHNPNIAVLGDAELIIPLKSTSTRSVVFDRGSVDNQKSRKISCAILEGGERAFRRRKEIYGIN